A region of Chloracidobacterium sp. DNA encodes the following proteins:
- a CDS encoding DUF2911 domain-containing protein yields MISIKRVLLSSFVLTAVILAAASFASAQLRLPQASQKASVMQTVGTTDVTLSYFRPAAKGRKIWGEWPVKIEGEASLDNQNLRPPGAPVVPYGKIWRTGANAATQFTVTDDVLINGQLLPAGSYSLHSLPGQEEWTFVFNTVAEQSGSFNYDKTKDALRVKAKPEWNAEYQEAMGFTIEPISDSSAAVVLRWEKLRAPFTLEVKNAIDTVLGKATKAVAAAKPDDFNTPFQAANYARDKKKTDLATKWYEQALKVADDEIKAGETFRGYSRKFNVLVNMGRTQDAIPFGEKAVQLGKAATPVVDTAALEKRIADLKAESK; encoded by the coding sequence ATGATTTCGATAAAACGCGTCCTTCTTTCTTCATTCGTATTAACTGCAGTTATTCTGGCCGCCGCATCTTTCGCGTCAGCTCAGCTTCGACTGCCTCAAGCAAGTCAAAAAGCATCGGTTATGCAGACAGTAGGCACTACTGATGTAACGCTCAGCTATTTTCGTCCGGCGGCAAAAGGCCGCAAGATCTGGGGTGAATGGCCCGTTAAGATCGAGGGCGAAGCATCCCTCGACAACCAGAACCTGCGTCCGCCCGGAGCTCCTGTCGTTCCCTACGGCAAGATATGGCGAACGGGTGCAAATGCAGCCACACAATTTACGGTCACAGACGACGTACTCATCAACGGCCAGTTGCTTCCCGCCGGCAGCTACAGCCTGCATTCATTGCCGGGCCAAGAGGAATGGACGTTCGTCTTTAACACCGTCGCTGAACAGAGCGGCAGTTTCAACTACGATAAAACCAAGGACGCCTTGCGCGTCAAAGCTAAGCCGGAATGGAATGCCGAGTATCAGGAAGCAATGGGATTTACCATCGAACCAATATCTGATAGTTCAGCAGCCGTTGTCCTGAGATGGGAGAAGCTGCGAGCACCTTTCACACTCGAGGTCAAGAACGCCATTGACACAGTTCTTGGTAAGGCTACAAAAGCCGTAGCTGCAGCAAAGCCCGATGATTTTAATACGCCTTTTCAAGCCGCTAACTACGCCCGCGATAAGAAAAAGACCGACTTGGCTACGAAGTGGTACGAACAAGCCCTAAAAGTCGCCGATGACGAGATCAAGGCAGGCGAAACCTTCCGCGGATACAGCCGCAAATTTAATGTCCTAGTTAATATGGGCCGCACTCAAGATGCCATTCCATTTGGCGAAAAAGCCGTGCAGCTAGGTAAGGCCGCGACTCCAGTAGTAGATACCGCCGCCTTGGAAAAGCGTATCGCTGATCTCAAGGCCGAAAGTAAATAA
- a CDS encoding glycosyltransferase family 39 protein has product MTKSSPLSYFDSATKEQNSLRLAVLVFCSSIFVVLVFWTLLPADLGINENLDFAAYYDPVARNLASGNGLLDKDGQFGVFYPPGFPAILAVLYKLSSLLGITESTMLSLFTLLCLGTISTAIFKISNAVHTATAALITAFAWMTYPFLLWLTKQPNSEIPFLAILYSGYGLVLISLFKKDHRWHRYFLAGILIGCAMLVRPAAIGTWLVIIITIWIGMAGATMRLRLVLSVFFLMGVLVLVVPWEITSYVKTGKVVLLGDNGAIAMRGGLVFAVADKPYRQPISVPDDVRHLMHDIMDHYETLSSPTHVVTFMVEKFFAHPAAVAKLILIKIMRSWYGTDSQRYEKLIVLLQLPYLIVIALGGYFGWRKSGFQRTLIFSVLLMTVYFWLMSVLVTSTLRYMVPAIGLMFTFIPFLWSSKRPVLPHTDPESA; this is encoded by the coding sequence ATGACCAAGTCGTCACCGCTGTCATATTTCGACTCCGCGACAAAGGAGCAAAATTCCCTGCGTTTAGCCGTCCTTGTGTTTTGTTCGTCGATCTTTGTGGTGCTGGTATTCTGGACACTTCTTCCCGCAGACCTCGGTATCAATGAGAATCTGGATTTCGCGGCATATTACGACCCTGTGGCACGAAATCTAGCCTCCGGGAACGGCCTGCTCGATAAAGACGGGCAATTTGGCGTGTTTTACCCGCCGGGTTTTCCGGCGATACTCGCGGTCTTATATAAATTGTCTAGCCTGTTGGGCATCACGGAATCCACGATGTTGTCGTTGTTTACGCTTCTCTGTCTGGGAACCATTTCGACTGCGATATTTAAGATATCGAATGCGGTTCACACAGCGACCGCAGCGCTAATTACGGCGTTTGCATGGATGACATATCCTTTTTTGTTGTGGCTCACCAAACAGCCCAATAGCGAAATCCCATTTTTAGCGATCTTATATTCCGGCTATGGGCTAGTTTTGATTTCGCTTTTTAAAAAAGACCACCGGTGGCATCGCTATTTCCTTGCGGGAATATTGATAGGCTGTGCCATGCTCGTCCGGCCCGCCGCGATCGGCACTTGGCTTGTGATCATCATTACAATTTGGATCGGCATGGCGGGAGCTACAATGCGTTTGCGCCTTGTTCTTAGCGTTTTTTTTCTTATGGGAGTTCTTGTTTTGGTTGTGCCTTGGGAAATTACTTCCTACGTCAAAACCGGCAAAGTAGTATTACTCGGCGATAACGGTGCCATAGCAATGCGAGGCGGTTTGGTTTTTGCAGTAGCCGATAAGCCGTATCGCCAACCGATCTCAGTTCCTGACGACGTTCGGCATCTAATGCACGACATTATGGACCACTACGAAACATTGAGTTCTCCAACCCATGTCGTGACCTTTATGGTTGAGAAGTTTTTTGCTCATCCAGCGGCAGTTGCAAAACTAATACTCATTAAGATAATGCGGAGTTGGTACGGCACTGATAGCCAGCGTTACGAAAAGCTGATCGTTCTACTCCAATTACCATACCTAATCGTAATTGCTCTAGGCGGTTATTTTGGTTGGCGAAAAAGCGGCTTTCAAAGAACACTGATCTTCAGCGTGTTGTTAATGACTGTCTATTTTTGGTTGATGTCTGTGCTGGTAACATCAACGCTTAGATACATGGTGCCGGCAATAGGATTGATGTTTACATTCATACCATTTCTGTGGAGCTCAAAACGTCCTGTTCTGCCTCACACCGATCCGGAGTCTGCATAG
- a CDS encoding DNA alkylation repair protein, with product MSNLTAKELTVQLLALQSDEELSKHQRYFSFDPDNQPKDNYFIGVRMGEIFKLGKEYANMPVAEIEKLMASPIHEVRAGAMSIMGQCAKGKKCSEERLKELYELYIRRHDRINDWDLVDLASYYVVGKYLADKPRKILYKLARSKNMWERRTAIVATAHFILKQRQTDDTFAIAELLVNDAEDLVNKGTGWMLRSAGDVDRSALLAFLDKHAATMPRVMLRYAIEKLEKDKRQYYLDGKKK from the coding sequence ATGTCTAACCTCACTGCCAAAGAACTTACAGTCCAACTTCTTGCACTTCAGTCCGATGAAGAACTGAGCAAACACCAGCGCTATTTTAGCTTCGATCCCGACAATCAACCTAAAGATAACTATTTCATCGGTGTGCGTATGGGCGAGATATTTAAGCTTGGTAAAGAATATGCGAACATGCCTGTTGCTGAGATCGAAAAGTTAATGGCAAGTCCTATTCACGAAGTTCGAGCCGGGGCGATGAGCATTATGGGCCAATGCGCAAAAGGTAAAAAGTGCTCTGAGGAAAGATTAAAGGAATTATACGAACTCTACATCAGACGCCACGACCGCATCAACGACTGGGACCTCGTCGATCTCGCTTCGTATTACGTCGTCGGAAAATACCTTGCGGATAAGCCGCGAAAGATACTTTACAAATTGGCGCGTTCAAAGAATATGTGGGAACGCCGCACGGCGATCGTTGCGACGGCGCATTTCATATTGAAGCAGCGTCAGACCGACGACACGTTTGCGATCGCAGAATTGCTCGTCAATGACGCGGAAGACCTTGTCAATAAGGGTACCGGTTGGATGCTCCGCTCCGCAGGTGATGTTGATAGAAGTGCTTTGCTCGCATTTCTCGACAAACACGCCGCGACTATGCCCCGAGTTATGCTTCGCTACGCTATCGAGAAACTCGAAAAGGATAAGCGGCAATATTATTTAGATGGAAAGAAAAAGTGA
- a CDS encoding VOC family protein, translating into MQKITTFLMYNDQAGEAMNFYVSIFKDAKIVSTMPGPDGKVMGGSFEIEGQRFNCYNAGPHPNFVFSQAISLMIYVESQDEIDHFYEKLSEGGEQQPCGWVVDKFGVSWQVTPPLLMTLLSDPDREKADRVMQAMFKMKKIVIADLEAAAAG; encoded by the coding sequence ATGCAAAAAATAACGACATTCTTGATGTACAACGATCAGGCGGGAGAGGCGATGAATTTTTACGTCTCCATTTTCAAAGATGCAAAGATCGTCAGCACGATGCCCGGCCCGGACGGAAAAGTAATGGGCGGCTCGTTTGAGATCGAGGGACAGCGATTCAATTGCTACAACGCAGGACCGCATCCTAACTTCGTTTTTTCACAAGCGATCTCTTTAATGATCTATGTCGAATCTCAGGACGAGATCGATCACTTTTACGAAAAGCTCAGCGAAGGCGGCGAGCAGCAACCGTGCGGATGGGTAGTCGATAAATTTGGCGTCTCATGGCAGGTGACACCTCCATTGCTGATGACATTGTTGAGCGATCCTGATCGCGAAAAAGCCGATCGAGTAATGCAGGCGATGTTCAAAATGAAAAAGATCGTCATCGCCGACCTCGAAGCCGCCGCTGCGGGGTAA
- a CDS encoding GNAT family N-acetyltransferase has protein sequence MIEIIRTDSENKDFIELVRHLDAELAVRDGDEHAFYSQFNKIAKLKCVVLAYEDETALGCGAIRELDSGEMEVKRMYVPPESRGKGIATKVLLELEDWARELSFSRCVLETGLKQPEAIRLYEKNGYERIPNYGQYLDVGNSVCFGKDIQ, from the coding sequence GTGATCGAAATAATACGGACGGATTCAGAAAATAAAGACTTTATCGAGCTTGTCCGGCACCTTGATGCCGAGTTGGCGGTTCGAGACGGCGACGAACATGCTTTCTACTCACAATTCAATAAGATCGCAAAACTCAAATGCGTCGTTCTCGCTTATGAGGATGAAACGGCTTTGGGCTGCGGAGCGATCAGAGAGCTTGATTCCGGCGAGATGGAAGTAAAGAGAATGTATGTGCCGCCGGAAAGTCGAGGAAAAGGCATCGCAACCAAAGTATTGCTTGAGCTAGAAGATTGGGCTCGCGAATTATCATTTAGTCGATGCGTTCTTGAAACCGGACTAAAGCAACCCGAGGCCATCCGCCTTTACGAAAAAAACGGCTATGAACGCATCCCAAATTACGGGCAGTACCTAGATGTCGGTAACAGCGTTTGTTTTGGGAAGGACATTCAGTAA
- a CDS encoding DUF1801 domain-containing protein, producing MREKADTVDDYISGFPPRTQALLKEVRETIRKAAPNAEEYISYAMPAFKHNGMLVYFAGYARHIGFYPGAGGIAEFVDEIAQYKHAKGSVQFPLDRPLPLRLITKIVKFRVKENAERKRKIKK from the coding sequence ATGAGAGAAAAAGCAGACACCGTCGATGACTATATCTCAGGCTTTCCACCAAGGACGCAAGCGTTGCTCAAAGAGGTTCGTGAAACGATTCGCAAAGCAGCTCCCAATGCAGAAGAATACATTAGCTATGCGATGCCCGCGTTTAAGCACAACGGAATGCTGGTATATTTTGCGGGTTACGCTCGACACATTGGCTTTTATCCCGGAGCCGGTGGCATTGCGGAGTTCGTTGACGAAATTGCGCAATACAAACACGCTAAAGGCTCGGTCCAGTTTCCGCTCGATAGGCCGCTGCCGTTAAGATTGATCACCAAGATAGTAAAATTCCGAGTGAAAGAAAATGCTGAACGTAAAAGGAAAATAAAAAAGTGA
- a CDS encoding SRPBCC family protein, which translates to MANKTVITAEPGKQELFIIREFEAPRELVFRAYTEADLYEKWVGPDDLTMTVEKMDAFDGGSYRFLHERDGHVYAFHGVYHEVLAPERFIGTFEFDGLPEKGHVILGTTKFEDLGGGRSRLVHQSVFQSVGDRDGMIASGMERGVTQGYDKLDTLLEQLLAKSSAA; encoded by the coding sequence ATGGCAAACAAAACAGTGATCACAGCCGAGCCCGGCAAACAGGAACTTTTTATCATTCGCGAGTTCGAGGCTCCGCGCGAGCTTGTTTTCAGGGCATATACCGAGGCAGACCTTTATGAAAAATGGGTCGGGCCTGACGACCTCACGATGACCGTCGAGAAAATGGACGCGTTTGACGGCGGCTCGTATCGCTTTCTGCACGAACGCGACGGCCATGTCTATGCATTTCACGGTGTCTATCACGAAGTGCTTGCTCCCGAACGCTTTATCGGTACGTTTGAATTCGATGGGCTTCCGGAAAAAGGCCATGTCATACTTGGAACAACAAAATTTGAGGATCTCGGCGGCGGCCGCAGTCGATTAGTGCATCAGTCGGTGTTTCAATCGGTCGGAGATCGCGACGGAATGATCGCCTCAGGCATGGAACGCGGCGTGACCCAAGGTTATGACAAACTCGATACTTTGCTGGAACAACTCTTAGCGAAAAGTTCGGCGGCCTGA
- a CDS encoding winged helix-turn-helix transcriptional regulator: MPSKQLDATFAALADPTRRAILGRLAKGQASVAELAKPFKMSQPAISKHLKVLERAGLISSGLDAQRRPRKLEAAPLKEATDWLEKYRQFWEAAFGRLDVLLEDIKTKEKE; this comes from the coding sequence ATGCCTTCGAAACAGCTTGATGCGACCTTTGCGGCGTTGGCAGATCCTACGAGGCGTGCGATCCTTGGACGGCTTGCAAAAGGACAGGCGTCGGTAGCCGAGTTGGCAAAGCCATTCAAAATGAGCCAGCCGGCGATCTCTAAACATCTTAAGGTGCTCGAACGAGCGGGGCTTATCTCAAGCGGGCTTGATGCTCAGCGTCGGCCTCGAAAACTTGAGGCTGCCCCGCTAAAGGAAGCGACGGACTGGCTTGAAAAATATCGGCAGTTTTGGGAAGCGGCATTCGGTCGTCTCGATGTTTTGCTCGAAGATATAAAAACTAAGGAGAAAGAATAA
- the hflX gene encoding GTPase HflX, which yields MNIVHGFTRGLKHNQLRRIEKLGTRRVPSDSIVSPELARQMTEISHETGRQIGVLINRKGQIEYVMVGTAKGIELPDFGRARVSEDRFRGLRCVHTHLAGEKLTQDDLTDLALLRLDLMSIIQVDRKDGLPGMVYSAHLVPTTAESLEAEAQSLPYAFLEPNIPSQLDTDFVSLINSLEDEMARIRLTARTRQTGRDRAILVGVTTGDAEDAAESIAELKELAESADVVILDTIIQRRPKIDPKTVLGKGKLDDLLIRSMRLGADIIVFDTELSPTQVRSLSDATELKVIDRPQLILDIFAQRAQSREGKLQVELAQLKYLLPRLVIGQNSAFSRLAGGIGGRGPGETKLETDRRRVRDRIAQLEKQVDNLGRQRQERRKTRVQKHLPIISLVGYTNAGKSTLLNALTQSEVYVEKKMFATLDPTSRRLRLPYDQEVIINDTVGFIRDLPEPLVSAFRATLEEIADSDLLVHVVDASNPRVLQQIASVGKIISDLHFSEIPQLIVLNKTDLLSRDAVESLTRQITLDSGAQCVSISAIRRETLRPMVEAIADQMGKFDLNEMREAATV from the coding sequence ATCAATATTGTTCACGGATTTACCCGCGGTCTTAAACATAACCAACTTCGCCGAATCGAAAAGTTGGGGACTCGACGCGTTCCGTCCGACAGTATCGTGTCGCCGGAACTCGCACGCCAGATGACCGAGATCTCGCACGAGACAGGACGCCAGATCGGCGTCCTTATAAATCGTAAGGGACAGATCGAATATGTGATGGTCGGCACAGCAAAAGGGATCGAGTTGCCGGATTTTGGCCGTGCGCGTGTATCAGAAGACCGATTTCGAGGGCTTCGCTGTGTACATACGCATCTTGCCGGCGAAAAGCTGACCCAGGACGACCTTACTGATCTCGCTCTGCTACGGCTAGATCTAATGTCGATAATTCAGGTTGATCGCAAGGACGGGCTGCCCGGAATGGTTTACTCGGCTCACCTTGTGCCGACGACGGCTGAAAGCCTTGAAGCCGAGGCTCAGTCTTTGCCGTACGCATTTCTTGAGCCGAATATACCTTCGCAGCTCGATACGGATTTTGTCTCGCTGATCAATTCGCTCGAAGACGAAATGGCACGCATTCGTCTTACGGCTCGCACTCGCCAGACCGGACGCGACCGTGCGATCCTGGTCGGCGTGACGACTGGTGATGCCGAGGACGCGGCGGAATCGATCGCGGAATTAAAGGAACTTGCGGAATCGGCGGATGTTGTAATTCTCGATACGATCATCCAACGCCGTCCAAAGATCGATCCGAAAACCGTTCTTGGAAAAGGCAAGCTTGACGATCTGCTCATTCGTTCGATGCGCTTGGGAGCAGACATTATTGTATTTGATACTGAGCTTAGCCCTACGCAGGTTCGGTCGCTGTCGGACGCAACCGAATTAAAAGTCATCGACCGGCCACAGCTTATTCTTGATATTTTTGCCCAACGAGCTCAAAGCCGTGAAGGTAAGCTGCAAGTGGAACTTGCACAGCTCAAATATCTATTGCCGCGACTCGTAATTGGGCAGAACTCAGCGTTTTCGCGTCTTGCAGGCGGCATCGGCGGACGCGGGCCTGGCGAAACGAAGCTCGAGACTGACCGAAGACGTGTGCGTGACCGTATCGCTCAGCTTGAAAAACAAGTTGACAATCTTGGACGTCAGCGTCAGGAACGCCGAAAGACACGTGTGCAAAAACATCTGCCGATCATCTCGCTTGTGGGTTATACGAACGCGGGCAAATCAACTTTGCTTAATGCGCTGACTCAGAGTGAGGTCTACGTCGAGAAAAAGATGTTTGCGACGCTCGACCCGACATCGCGGCGTCTGCGTCTGCCTTACGATCAGGAAGTCATCATTAATGACACGGTCGGTTTTATACGCGACCTGCCCGAGCCGCTGGTTTCCGCATTTCGAGCCACTCTCGAAGAGATCGCCGACAGCGACTTGTTGGTTCACGTTGTCGATGCATCGAACCCGCGCGTTTTGCAACAGATCGCATCCGTCGGAAAGATAATTAGTGACCTGCATTTTAGCGAGATACCGCAGTTGATTGTTCTAAACAAGACGGACCTGCTCAGCCGCGACGCCGTGGAGAGCCTCACAAGACAAATAACGCTTGACAGCGGCGCTCAATGCGTGTCAATTTCAGCTATTCGACGCGAAACGCTGCGGCCCATGGTCGAGGCGATCGCCGATCAAATGGGAAAGTTTGATCTGAACGAGATGCGAGAAGCAGCGACCGTTTGA
- a CDS encoding HDIG domain-containing protein, which translates to MSKRIQDLKSPMTRWSEAVFAAAAKPFYSLSDDQRFWLGFAALCLLTTLLINNPLWRASGEQVYKEGDIVRERINSPSDVYFFDTDETEKLKADAKNAVKPIFRYESNKSDRAVQTFLSSWEKLQRRGSSGEASNSKPSNSTVKAETFWTGAGGVDVGKVFAGRTFSRNELEAVQSALRESSEGYIYDDVDRQYFQNEVVVFDRSKPNLQSRVSMPESNWILLSTAREKLQTRLAAIKSLSPKEVDAFYTATEILVEPSISYDSVATEAAMTTASDNVQPRTITLMRGQIIASDGDVVTPDMLSKIAAIRDYSSSSRQLNRFFGLLVFITSLFWVAWKFIENRGILPRLALSAEKTFALFGFIVLLQTAVMAVCFKLADFTAIQNVKAPLNDPMLWAFAIPFATGSLLMTLLADRPTALFTGLFTSFLAGFLAPRGLEFTIFAALASAVAVYGIGPYRSRQTVTIAGALVGAGSVILALAMLAYTQQPFILNTILLAIACGLASGIFTAALTSMLLPICETSFGILTDVKLLELSNADLPVLGQLAMRAPGTNQHSHAVGQLAEEACRVVGGNGLLTRIGALYHDIGKTAAPEHFVENQLAKNPHDKLKPTQSAKIIISHVTYGTKLAKEMGLPQRIIDFIPQHHGTRTLHYFLKRAQDEARDGSEISENDFRYPGPKPQFKEAAIMMIADSCEAAARSLAEPNPENIRFIVTKIIDAILADDQLGECDLTLRELTQIRESMIKSLVAIYHSRVDYPGYVPPNTGQFKISGEIKMAEPSVTEAKYKYSNPADIPISKGGEIEDEAIDRSHQPDKADAKRAE; encoded by the coding sequence ATGAGTAAGCGAATACAAGATCTTAAATCACCGATGACAAGGTGGAGCGAAGCGGTTTTTGCCGCTGCGGCGAAGCCGTTTTATTCATTGTCGGATGATCAGCGATTTTGGCTCGGTTTTGCGGCTCTGTGTTTGCTTACCACACTGCTGATCAATAATCCGCTATGGCGAGCATCCGGAGAACAGGTTTACAAGGAAGGCGACATTGTCAGGGAACGGATCAATTCTCCGTCGGACGTTTATTTTTTTGATACAGACGAAACCGAAAAGCTGAAAGCAGATGCAAAAAATGCGGTCAAACCGATATTCCGATATGAATCGAACAAATCTGACCGAGCCGTTCAGACATTTCTTTCGTCATGGGAGAAACTCCAGCGGCGAGGCAGCAGCGGCGAAGCGTCCAACTCCAAACCGTCAAATTCAACAGTAAAAGCTGAGACCTTTTGGACAGGTGCCGGCGGAGTTGATGTAGGCAAGGTATTTGCCGGACGTACTTTTAGCCGCAACGAACTCGAAGCGGTTCAAAGCGCTTTGCGGGAAAGTTCCGAGGGGTATATTTACGACGATGTGGACCGGCAGTATTTCCAGAATGAGGTCGTTGTTTTCGATCGTTCGAAGCCAAATCTGCAGTCGAGGGTTTCTATGCCGGAAAGCAATTGGATACTGCTTTCAACGGCACGTGAAAAACTCCAGACTCGATTGGCCGCTATCAAGAGCCTGTCACCAAAAGAGGTCGATGCGTTTTACACGGCGACCGAGATTCTTGTTGAGCCGAGCATTTCCTACGACAGCGTTGCGACTGAAGCTGCAATGACCACCGCCTCGGACAATGTTCAACCCAGAACTATCACACTTATGCGAGGGCAAATAATCGCTAGCGATGGCGATGTAGTAACGCCCGATATGCTGTCAAAGATTGCTGCTATTCGCGATTACAGTTCGTCATCGCGACAGTTAAATCGTTTTTTTGGCTTGTTGGTATTTATCACCAGCCTATTTTGGGTGGCGTGGAAATTTATTGAAAATCGCGGCATACTTCCTCGTCTCGCTCTTTCGGCTGAGAAGACATTCGCGCTATTTGGGTTTATTGTTTTGTTACAGACAGCAGTGATGGCGGTGTGTTTTAAGCTTGCCGATTTCACGGCAATACAAAACGTTAAAGCCCCGCTCAACGACCCAATGTTGTGGGCTTTTGCGATACCGTTTGCGACCGGCAGCCTTTTGATGACTTTGCTTGCTGACCGACCGACCGCACTTTTCACCGGCTTGTTTACTTCGTTTTTGGCAGGGTTTCTTGCTCCTCGCGGACTGGAATTCACAATATTTGCCGCACTCGCGTCGGCGGTCGCGGTTTACGGCATCGGACCTTATCGAAGCCGGCAAACAGTCACGATCGCCGGCGCTCTGGTCGGTGCCGGGAGCGTTATCCTTGCGTTGGCGATGCTCGCCTACACACAGCAGCCGTTTATTCTCAATACCATTTTGCTTGCCATCGCTTGCGGACTGGCGAGCGGCATTTTCACTGCAGCTTTAACGTCAATGCTGCTGCCTATTTGCGAAACATCATTTGGAATTCTGACAGATGTAAAACTGCTTGAGCTTTCAAATGCGGATCTGCCCGTGCTTGGCCAGCTTGCAATGCGTGCTCCCGGGACCAACCAGCATTCGCATGCCGTCGGGCAGCTTGCTGAGGAAGCCTGCCGAGTAGTTGGAGGCAACGGACTTTTGACACGCATCGGAGCTTTATATCACGACATCGGCAAAACCGCAGCCCCTGAACATTTTGTCGAAAACCAACTCGCAAAAAATCCGCACGACAAGCTCAAACCGACACAGAGCGCTAAGATCATAATTAGCCATGTCACTTACGGCACAAAACTGGCGAAAGAAATGGGGTTGCCGCAGCGGATAATCGATTTTATTCCACAACATCACGGCACTCGAACGCTACATTACTTCCTCAAGCGAGCACAAGACGAGGCCCGGGATGGATCCGAAATATCTGAAAATGATTTTCGCTACCCAGGACCAAAACCACAATTCAAAGAAGCCGCGATAATGATGATCGCCGATTCGTGCGAAGCCGCCGCTCGATCACTGGCAGAACCGAACCCGGAAAACATACGCTTCATAGTTACAAAAATCATCGACGCAATCCTCGCCGACGATCAGCTTGGAGAATGCGATCTAACATTGAGAGAGCTAACCCAAATTCGCGAATCGATGATCAAATCGCTCGTCGCGATCTATCATTCGCGTGTTGATTATCCCGGCTATGTGCCACCTAATACTGGACAGTTCAAGATCAGCGGTGAAATCAAAATGGCAGAGCCGTCTGTAACCGAGGCAAAATACAAATACTCAAATCCAGCCGACATTCCGATCAGCAAAGGAGGTGAGATCGAGGATGAGGCGATCGACCGGTCGCATCAACCGGACAAAGCCGATGCGAAAAGAGCGGAATAG
- a CDS encoding HIT domain-containing protein — MDLLWSPWRYDYITRGEAQKDSGCVFCDIQNSPASDEEKFILKRAGFNFVILNVYPYATGHLLIVPYEHIADLDKADNQTTNEMMDLMKASQTSLSEVYKPEGFNLGMNLGKAAGAGVAEHFHMHVLPRWPGDVNFMTVIGQTRTMPESIQTTYEKLRGKI; from the coding sequence ATGGATCTATTGTGGAGTCCCTGGCGATATGATTACATAACAAGAGGCGAAGCCCAAAAAGATAGTGGCTGTGTCTTTTGTGATATTCAAAATAGCCCGGCAAGCGATGAGGAAAAATTTATCCTCAAGCGAGCCGGGTTTAACTTTGTCATTCTCAATGTTTACCCTTATGCTACAGGGCATCTTTTGATCGTGCCCTACGAACACATCGCCGATTTGGACAAAGCAGACAACCAAACAACCAACGAGATGATGGACCTGATGAAGGCATCACAGACATCCCTGTCAGAAGTCTACAAACCGGAAGGTTTCAATCTGGGAATGAATCTCGGAAAAGCAGCAGGTGCCGGCGTGGCCGAGCATTTTCATATGCACGTCCTGCCTCGTTGGCCGGGCGATGTGAATTTCATGACTGTAATCGGACAGACACGGACGATGCCGGAGTCGATCCAAACAACCTACGAAAAGCTAAGAGGCAAGATTTGA
- a CDS encoding integration host factor subunit beta, producing MTKADLVEKVARDADMTKKDAEMLVEIIFDSITGSLNKGEKIELRGFGSFRVRERNSRKGRNPKTGAAVDIPAKRVAYFKPGKELKEMINQS from the coding sequence ATGACAAAAGCTGATCTGGTTGAAAAAGTTGCTCGCGACGCGGACATGACAAAAAAGGACGCCGAGATGCTTGTCGAGATCATTTTTGACAGTATTACGGGTAGTTTGAATAAAGGTGAAAAGATCGAACTTCGCGGGTTTGGCAGTTTTCGTGTCCGTGAACGAAATTCACGAAAAGGCCGCAACCCGAAGACCGGAGCCGCAGTCGACATTCCTGCAAAACGCGTTGCCTACTTCAAGCCCGGCAAAGAGTTGAAAGAAATGATCAATCAGAGTTAA